A stretch of Chanodichthys erythropterus isolate Z2021 chromosome 20, ASM2448905v1, whole genome shotgun sequence DNA encodes these proteins:
- the si:dkey-32e6.3 gene encoding uncharacterized protein si:dkey-32e6.3, whose amino-acid sequence MYNSERIPETSFDQNQTNGCRSDVNSDGACQDKDHTDLIPARPSRKIVLHFDLNNTILVSDAVTRQGTVAALEYFLSTVTWGRMAKGKWEWLSEAPSLLQPCEGAVTYYSQFGRVVSFTTVGPGRRFRKVLEEHLELLRWPSDLPADKELSVKGEDGKLYHWILPSFFQMLQDLASQGVEFSVLFRTFGTDLPRVLTAIQHAVEQGSHPLFPNLPALKLKVNLTAGRIKCNGKGATLIRGEEHVSTRDGERCVYQYLSSAEGLGGFQDNFDWWARNTYSILGGKPLWIDPFDPKVQHIFIDDNIRQNDEDTIVHPKVFLDPEGLQTRTASTSELYDLCLVQNDLLKAISEPGYFTRCIQICIENYEGNIQTG is encoded by the exons ATGTATAACTCGGAGAGGATTCCTGAAACAAGTTTCGATCAGAACCAAACCAATGGATGCAGAAGTGATGTGAACTCTGACGGGGCATGTCAAGATAAAGACCATACTGATTTAATCCCGGCGAGACCTTCCAGAAAAATCGTCCTTCACTTTGATCTCAACAACACAATCCTTGTATCTGACGCAGTCACAAGACAAGGAACTGTAGCTGCTCTTGAATACTTTCTGTCCACGGTGACATGGGGGCGCATGgcaaaag GTAAATGGGAGTGGTTGTCAGAAGCACCATCTCTCCTCCAGCCTTGTGAGGGCGCTGTCACATACTACTCTCAGTTTGGCCGAGTGGTGAGCTTCACCACCGTAGGTCCAGGCCGACGGTTCCGGAAGGTCCTTGAGGAACATCTAGAACTTCTCCGATGGCCGTCTGACTTACCTGCAGATAAGGAGCTGTCTGTTAAGGGAGAAGATGGGAAGCTGTATCACTGGATCCTACCTTCCTTCTTCCAGATGCTGCAGGACTTGGCTTCACAGGGTGTGGAGTTCTCCGTCCTGTTCCGTACGTTTGGCACAGATCTGCCCCGTGTTCTGACTGCCATCCAGCACGCCGTCGAACAAGGCTCACATCCGCTCTTTCCCAACCTTCCGGCTCTAAAG CTGAAGGTGAATTTGACTGCCGGACGCATCAAGTGCAACGGTAAGGGTGCAACGCTGATTCGTGGAGAAGAACACGTGTCCACACGGGACGGAGAGCGGTGTGTGTACCAGTATCTGAGCTCTGCTGAGGGTCTGGGTGGCTTCCAAGACAACTTTGACTG GTGGGCACGGAACACATACTCCATTTTAGGAGGAAAACCACTATGGATTGACCCTTTCGATCCCAAAGTTCAGCATATCTTCATTGATGACAACATTCGGCAAAACGACGAGGACACTATTGTCCATCCTAAG GTGTTTTTGGACCCCGAGGGCTTGCAGACTCGAACAGCCTCCACATCAGAGCTCTACGATCTGTGTCTGGTACAGAACGACCTTCTGAAGGCCATTTCTGAGCCTGGATATTTCACCCGATGCATCCAGATCTGCATTGAGAACTATGAGGGGAACATTCAGACAGGGTAG
- the lrrc23 gene encoding leucine-rich repeat-containing protein 23 translates to MSVSDEDEVLKAESEEEDEEKEKEISGQEDKLESCPLTQDMMAKSLSLLCRTGNGLSHAYVRLDLKSKGLTDLALISSFIHLRYLDISSNHLSDFSPLAGLTQLLWVKGDGNLLQTFEGQPFGQLTYLQWLSFANNRLFDVKGIGGPALETLNLTGNGIQTMQGLEYHNLTNLVILELRGNCLETTDAIYLPNLRHLYLAQNNLKQLEGLEKLENLNTLHLRDNQLETLDGLSPNMKSLQYLNVRGNLISSMRALRNLESVGQTLKALVLLENPLAKTDDYRMYVISHLPQLERLDKDPITAEEKSAAQEKEFEDEFAEDQEDN, encoded by the exons ATGTCAGTCTCTGATGAAGACGAGGTGTTGAAAGCAGAGTCTGAGGAAGAGGATGAAGAGAAAGAGAAGGAGATTTCAGGACAAGAGGATAAG CTAGAGTCCTGTCCGCTAACCCAGGACATGATGGCGAAAAGCTTGTCCTTATTGTGTCGCACAGGGAATGGTCTGTCTCATGCCTATGTCAGACTTGACCTTAAAAGCAA GGGTCTGACAGACCTGGCCTTGATCAGCTCCTTCATCCATCTGCGCTACTTGGACATCTCCTCCAATCATTTGTCAGACTTCTCTCCATTGGCTGGCCTCACTCAGCTGTTGTGGGTGAAGGGAGACGGTAACCTGCTTCAGACGTTCGAGGGTCAGCCGTTTGGCCAGCTCACTTACCTACAGTGGCTCAGCTTTGCCAACAACCGCCTATTTGATGTTAAGGGCATTGGAGGCCCAGCACTGGAAACCCTCAATCTCACTG GTAATGGTATCCAGACCATGCAGGGCCTGGAATATCACAATCTAACCAATCTGGTGATTCTCGAGCTCAGAGGAAATTGTTTGGAAACTACAGATGCCATTTACCTCCCCAATTTACGCCACTTGTATCTG GCTCAGAACAACCTAAAGCAATTGGAGGGTCTGGAGAAGCTTGAGAATCTCAACACTCTTCACCTCAGAGATAACCAGTTAGAAACACTGGATGGACTCAGCCCCAATATGAAATCTCTCCAGTATCTTAATGTCAG GGGGAACCTTATATCTTCTATGAGGGCTTTGCGAAATCTAGAGAGTGTCGGGCAAACACTGAAGGCCCTTGTGCTCTTGGAGAACCCTTTAGCGAAGACTGACGATTACAGGATGTATGTGATCTCGCATCTCCCCCAGCTTGAGCGACTGGACAAGGATCCCATCACAGCTGAAGAGAAGTCTGCGGCCCAGGAGAAG gaatttgAAGATGAATTTGCTGAAGATCAAGAGGATAACTGA